CATTTCTAACACTGCCAGGTACGCATCCCGAGTACCCGAGTATCGAGCGACGCAACTGTGTTTCTATTTAATTACTACCAATAATGATGCTAAACTGTCTTATCACTACTCAGGGGCCGTTCTATTCATCCATTCTGCGTGAAGGTGAAACGTGATCCACTCCAAACGGAATGTACCGACGATCGGAGCTCGGTCGCATTGTGTAATTTGGTGAAGCATCCAACTCCGCTTGCCCCACAATATCAAAACTTTGATTCACTAGCCTATGTACCGGTTGGCGAAGAAGGGTACTTCGGTGGCTCGGTTTCACTCGCCGATCATTGTCCTTACATTCAAGAGTTTACGTGGCGTAGCAAAAATGTTGTCGTACGAGGATCGCAGTGCCAGTTCGAGGACAACAATCCAAGTGAGTTGAACAGCATAGTGAAGATTCATGTTACAGATAACTTTACGTACCACTTTTCTTGTCTCTTTATTCGTCAGAACCGGAGAAAAACTTTGCTCTTGAATCGTACGGGCCAAACTCGAAATGCTTCGATCACAGCGAAAATATGTGGGAAGAGCGATCGTGCCGGCAGACACGGGAATGGCAGCATTGGGGTTCTGGATGCTATCAATACCGCTGTGATCACGGACGGTTGCACATATTGATAGCCAATAAGTCGTACGAGTGTTTCTATGCCGGCCAGAAGCTCAACATCCAGCTGATGGGCGAAGGGTGGTTACATCGCGGTGCCGTTATTTGTCCGTCGTGTAAGGAGCTTTGTAACAGTGAGTTTGAACGAAGGGGCGAAAGGTGCAAGGTCAGTGAGGAAGCGCCCACCGATAGCTACTATCCGCGAGATGAGCTCAGCTGTTCGCTTGCGCCACGGTTACCTTATCCGACGGCTGCCATGTTGCTGTCGGTGGCGATTCTACTTTCGTCAACGCTAAGGACGAATCAATACTCGTAGCGATTAAGAAGCTACACTCGGTAGGTTCTGTGCACAGTGCACTGCTTTTTGGAACGAGTGGACAACCATTTCATGTGATAAAGTCAGCCCGTTGGTTCAGACAGAATGTCTGTGAATGAGAGGAAGTGAAGCGCAGAGGAAGGATTCGTTTGTACATACAAAGAGGCAGGACACCGTAGATAACCTAAACTATTACACCATTCTTGTATTGACCACACAATACTTGATTGTGATTATCCATCACATCACGGTACAACCTTACGGAACGAACTCTAAGGCTGGTGCTCATTTCGGAAGCATTCTATGTAAATAAGTATTAGGCAATGCAAATGCCAAGAAATGGCGGTGCTGTGGTGGATGCGATCCACTAATGTTTAAAACTCCGTTTGTCCGCGTAGCACCGAGCTGTTGCACATTCCAACGCATGAATTGagtgattgatttgatttacagTGAAACTTGCTGTGAACGGCCCATGGACGTGTGAAACTTGCAACATTCCTTGATTCGGCCACCACAGCGAGCAGTAGCAGAATCACATTAGAAATTAgaaacaaattgaaagaagaagcatcacAAGCGCCATAAGATatcattatgatgatgatgatagtattCAGTTCAAGGATTACCTTTGACTCAATAACTCTTATTTTCCTGTGGAGCGGagaagcgaaacaacaaattaacaaCTTGCAAAAACTGCCAAAGTTACTCGTTCCAGTGTAGTTCTAATGGTTTCCAATGCCCTATTTTACACTCCGGGTGCCCCGATCTATTGCGAAGTGTTGAGCACAGGAGCAAGGAGGAGgataacagcaaaaaaaaaggaagacgaagagatTGTTAGTCAAGATTTCTCATTATTTAGTTTTTGTGTCGTTTTGTTTGGTCGATTGTTTTGCGACGTATTTTAGAAAAGTTGTGAAAATGAACCTTAAGTTACAAGtaactttttatttttatttaagaaAACTATGAAAGGCAAAATAAAGAACCGGAAGTACGACCCTCATGCGATAAGGTTTTTTGTGTGATAAGCTGGATTCCCGTGGCCCGTGATAATTGGCCCCCGAGCTGTTAGCACTAAACCGGGCATCGCCCTAAAAGAGAAATTCTAACCGCTAATTCAAATTCGCCCTCTTCTTCGAAAATGGACCAAAACGAGTGTCCAATccgttcgtcgtcggcatcaCTGCCCCTAAAACCGTCTCCGAAATAGGTCCACTCATTTCGCCCCCCTTTTGCGAACGATGCATGGGCGAAAAAGGTCAAGGGGTACCGGTGCGGCTgtcaaaacggaaaaagtgCTTTTATTTTGGTGGTTCCGAAACGCTTGATTTTCCGtggaaaaaccaccaaacggaGGATTTTTAGTCAATCTTACATACTTCGGAGCTTGTGAGACCTTCACACAACTTTTCATCATGCCGCGGATTATGATCAAAGGAGGTGTTTGGCGCAACACCGAGGTAAGTTGTGCTGGGTTCGTAATCCGATCGATACCGGCTAAACTACTGGTGCTCTGCCTTTTCTGCAGGATGAAATCCTCAAAGCCGCCGTGATGAAGTACGGCAAGAACCAGTGGTCGCGTATTGCCTCACTGTTGCATAGAAAGTCGGCCAAGCAGTGCAAGGCCCGTTGGTACGAGTGGCTCGATCCGAGCATCAAGAAGACGGAATGGTCCCGTGAGGAGGACGAAAAGCTACTGCACTTGGCGAAGCTGATGCCGACCCAATGGCGTACGATCGCACCGATCATTGGCCGCACGGCGGCCCAGTGTCTCGAGCGGTACGAGCATCTTCTGGATCAGGCACAGCGCAAGGAGGAGGGCGAAGATGGAATGGATGATCCGCGGAAGCTGAAACCGGGAGAGATCGACCCGAACCCGGAGACGAAACCCGCCCGACCCGATCCGAAAGATATGGATGAGGACGAGCTGGAAATGTTGTCGGAGGCGCGTGCCCGATTGGCCAACACGCAGGGCAAAAAGGCGAAACGCAAAGCCCGAGAGAAGCAGCTGGAAGAAGCGCGTCGTCTGGCGGCGCTGCAGAAACGTCGTGAACTGCGTGCAGCCGGTATCGGACTCGGTAGGCGCAAGCGCAAGCTCAAGGGTATTGATTACAACTCGGAAGTTCCATTCGAGAAGACTCCAGCACCTGGCTTCTACGATACCACGGATGAGTTTGTCGTCCCAATTGCGGCCGATTTCTCGAGCCTACGGCAACAGACGCTCGATGGAGAGCTGCGCACGGAGAAGGAAGCGCGTGAGCGTAAGAAGGATAAGGAAAAGCTGAAGCAGCGCAAAGAAAACGACATTCCGATGGCCCTTCTGCAGAACCAGGAACCGGCCAAAAAGCGCTCAAAGTTGGTGCTTCCGGAACCGCAGATTTCCGATCAAGAGCTGCAGCAGGTCGTCAAGCTGGGGCGTGCCAGTGAAATCGCGAAAGAGGTAGCATCGGAAAGTGGTGTCGAAACAACCGATGCGCTGTTGGCCGATTACAGCATCACACCGCAGGTAGCTGCCACACCACGTACACCGGCACCGATGACGGATCGTATTCTGCAGGAAGCCCAAAACATGATGGCCCTAACGCACGTGGAAACTCCACTGAAGGGTGGCGTGAACACTCCGCTTCATCAATCGGACTTCTCTGGAGTGTTACCGCAAAGCCAGACGGTCGCTACACCGAACACTGTTCTCGCTACACCATTCCGATCGATTCGTGGTCCCGATGGAAGTGGTACACCGGGAGGGTTTTTAACTCCCGCATCCGGTGCGATGGTTCCGGCCGGTTCCGCCACTCAACCATCGATGCCGGGAGCCACACCGGTGTATCTGCGCGATAAGCTGAACATCAACACTGAGGATGGCATGAGCGTGGCCGATACGCCGGCCGCATACAAATCGTACCAGAAGCAGCTAAAGTCGTCGCTCAAGGACGGTCTAGCTTCACTGCCGACGCCAAGGAACGATTACGAAATTGTCGTACCGGATAACGAAACCGATGAATCGACGGATGATGCTGCGCTCACAGCGGAACAAATCGTACCAGATCAGGCGGATGTGGATGCGAAACGTAAGCGGGATCGTCAGGTTCAGGAAGCGAAAGAGCTTTCGTTGCGTTCGCAGGTCATACAGCGTGAGCTGCCTCGTCCGCTGGAGATCAACACGACCGTTTTGCGTCCCGCAAACGAAATGCATGGATTGACGGATCTGCAAAAAGCGGAAGAGCTCGTGAAGCAGGAGATGGTAAAGATGCTCAACTATGACGCCCTCCGGAACCCAATCCAGCAATCTCAGGCACCGCCCTCGAAGCGTCCCCCTCTGGCTCAATATCAGGCGTACCTCGAGCAACATCCCTATGAGAACATCGATGAAGAGGAACTGGTCGAAGCGCGGAATATGCTCGCCGCTGAAATGGTGGTCGTGAAGAATGGCATGGCACACGGTGACCTGTCGTTAGAAAGCTACACGCAGGTTTGGCAGGAGTGCTTGTCGCAGGTGCTCTACCTGCCCAGCCAGAACCGATACACACGCGCTAATCTGGCCAGCAAGAAGGATCGCATCGAGTCGGCCGAAAAACGGCTCGAAATCAACCGGAAACATATGGCcaaggaagcgaagcgatgtGGAAAGATAGAGAAGAAACTGAAAATTCTCACCGCCGGTTACCAGGCTAGGGCACAGGCGTTGGTGAAACAGTTTCAGGACACCAACGAGCAGATCGAACAGAATTGTCTTGCTCTGTCTACATTCAAGTTTTTGGCCGCTCAGGAGGATCTCGCCATTCCGAAGCGCCTGGAATCGCTAACGGAGGACGTAATGCGGCAAACGGAGCGTGAAAAGACCTTGCAGTCGCGGTACGCTTTACTCGTGGATGAACTCGAGGCTCTGAATCGTCGGCTAGAGGATGCACGGCTCAATGGGGTCGACTGTGACGCTACACCGCCGATGGTGAATGGAAATCATCAAGCCGGTGAGGAAATGAAGGAGAACGCCATTGAAGAAgatgagaaagaaagcgaggAAGAGGTTGAAAAGAACAATATTCCAGATGAGGAGAGGGAAGAACCGCAGCCACAAGGTCAGGCGATACAGGATATAGAAGAAAAAGACGATTCACAAGATAGTCAGGAGGATGGGGATGAAGATAGCAGTGATAGTGAGGAGCGTAAGagtgacgacgaggacgaatcATCTCAGGGGTCAGaaacgcagcaacaaccggaTGAAAATACAGAAGAACCAATGGAGCaggatgttgttgaggaaggGAACGATAGTAGCGATGAATAGAAGGGAGTGGGCTATCATACGCGATTGAAAAGAATGGAATAAAAAGAATGCATGCTTTTTTCCGGTTTAACATTAAATACCTTATTTCtttctattccttttttcttcgttttttttcctgttctatatatttttatatttcgTAGTTAGCCGAACGGAAAGGAATGCAGTCAGCTACACTATCTTAACATACCGATTTCTTATAATAACGCATACATCATACATTGACCTTTACACAAATTAAACGAATACGGTATACGAATTTATAGCTCGTGCAtatcgatttgtttttccgtAGAGAGTCTTGTTTTTAGTGATATCCAACACATTTGGATATTAATATCTATTCGTACAAAGATAAGGAAGAGGAACAGAAATAGTAGAGAAAACATGGAGATGGGAATACTACGGCATTTTTATCAAAGTGGCCCATATTTCTCCACAAATCGAGCTTCCTCCTCGGCCAGAAGTTCTTTTTCGAATTTAAGTATCATTCGCTTTCTTCTAATAGGCGACATATTGTCCAATTTTCTAGCCAATAATGCCCCAAACACAGCCCCTTCCGTTTCAGGGATTGGAATGGCTGTTGCTATCTCATCCGAGTATTTAGTTTCGTCGGCAAGCATTTCGGACTCCTCCTGTTCGTCTTCGCTTTCACCGTGTTCCTCGACAGTCGAATTAGCTTCGGCTTTTACCTGACAAAACGACTGTTTATTTTCTGTTAGTGACTTGCTGCGTCGGAACCTTTGGCTACGGTTGCTTTCGTTAAGGAACAGCATCGGTGCGTAAGCAAACCAGGTTGGGGGCCGTACAGTACTGGGATCTGTTGAAATGCGCATTACGTTTTATCATTTGATGGTCACTTGTGCATCATTAGGTTAGAGATAGAATCATGAACTTACCGGAAGCTGCAGCCATGTTCCGGTCATGGACAGCTCTAACATGCCGAAAGGAACCGCTAAGCGATTTCCATTTCTGCTGAAGGAATTCCACGGGAAGTCCCATTTTCATGGACACTTCCTTCCACGCATCCGCTACGTGGGATCGGTTAATATATGTATTTTGTGTCCTTTTCCACAGGCATTCCCTGTTTTTAActaattgaataaattgaagcGATCTTTCCGGAGTCATCATTAATGCCTATAAATGTTAAAAACAAGTGGATTATTAAAGTTTCTCAAACTAGGAACTGTTATGCCGTCTAGGTACCAATCTTACCCTTCTTCTTTCGGCAAAAGTCCTATTATGCCCTAGATTGGTATCCATTCGTTCTAAAGTTCTCTTCACTTGATTCGGGGATTTTCACTTTCGTGGAGTACTTTTGGGAATTTTAGTAGGAGTTTTAAAAGTTTAATcgcggaacggaaacaaaacGAGCGTCCTCAACAAAACCACTACCCACTAGACCTTGAAAACCTGATCGGGGTAATGAAAAACAGTTCAGTGCTCTAACGGCCGTAATTCTACCAGGACAAGAACAGCAAATCTCACGGTTTCCTGGGTTCGAACTTATATTTGGTTCAGTGGGTactaaccaaaacaaaactttgCCTCCAAAAAGTGGAACGAAAGAATTGGAGAATTTTTAAGGGAAAATTGTTCATCTGGCCAGTCGCATAACGATTGTCTGAACAGCGGAAATGGAAACGTTGGAAAATAGCAACAAAGCGAAATCGTGGACCGATGATCTCAAAGTGTGCAACCAAACAGGTGTGGGGGAGGCCACAAATCAAATCTATAAGTACGTTGAGGAACGTTCGCTTCTCTGATTTGCCTAGTTTGACTCAAAAAATCTTATTAAATCTATTCCCCTACCTTCCGTCCACATCCGATAGGGAAGATGGAAGCAAGTGCGAGGGCTACAAGTCACGGGATAAAAAGTGTCTCTGCATAGCTGATAACACTTTGTCAGTATTGAATGGCGTagatgattgttgttttggctttgattaAAACATGCTTCTTGTGTTGCTGCAGGTCTATGTACGCTATACTATCCGGTCACAACGACGTAAAGGTGGCAGAATATGCGTTGCAAGGGCTGGCTGCTGATCTTGTCCTGGGACAGCTAAACTCATGCCACAGCGAGGACGCAGTGAAAGAGCTAATGCGCGCCGCGTTCAATTCCGTTGAAAAGGACTATCTGGACTCGATCAACACGCATGTGGCTAGAAAGACCGCCATTCAGCTGCAGTTATCGGCAGACGGGATGAATCAGTACGAAATATCGCAACAGTTTGAAAACGTGCTGCAGAGGCTGGATTGGATTAACAACGAGCTTTCCATTGGGGCTAGCGCTGTGGTCGCATTGGTGCACCGGTCTCATCTCTATCTCGGTAACATAGGCAATTGCCGAGCGCTGCTGTGCAAAACGGACGAACACGACACACTGACGGTGACGCAGCTGAGCGTGGATCACAATTTGTTGAATGCTGAAGAGGCGGCCCGCTTGTTTCGGTTGGGATTGATGGCACAGAACTTTGAGGGCGTTCCGCTGTATAGCACTAGGTGCATTGGAAACTATCTGGGCAAGGCGGGCTACAAAGATTGCAATTTTCTCTCAAGCGCTTCCACAGAACCGGTCATATTTGAGCCAGAGATCGTCGGTGGACTACAGATCACGTCGGCCTGCCGGTTTCTGGTGCTGATGTCAAGCGGTTTGTGTCGAGCGCTACACGATATATTTCCTGGCGATATGTCCACCGGTAACAGGGAGCTGGTGCGTATGATTTCGGAGGAATTCCAAAACCAATCAACGCTAGCCGGAGTTGCGCAATCAGTGGTACATCGTATTGTGCAGACGCACCACGATGTGTACATGCAGTTGGTAGAAGAAAGCAAACCGCTCACCTTCAGCAACCGAGACGATGTGACGTTGTTGATAAGAAATTTCAATTATGCGCTCCCGAAGGCTTTTATGAACCGAAAGAACGGGAATCGAAGCATCAACTCCACTACCTCCATGAGCTCAAACAGTTCGGAAGCAACTCCGACGGATGGCGATCACTCCACGATCAATTCCAACATATCCGTTACTAGTTCAAACATGTACGTATCGCGATGGTATGTTATAAATGTGAGGTCATGATCACATGTATGTTTCTTTCAGAACGCAACCAGGTAACCCGTACGATTCGAATCAGCGCATTCGATCACATGTGGATTTCGCGGACTTTTACAGACGTGTCGCTGAAGCGAAACAGCTGGGACAGCTGCCTACCAATATAGAGTTTGATTAATGATGGGGTGTTAAGCTAATTAGAACGCTTCGTTTTGTTCTAACGCATATTGAACGACAATAATCTTGTGATATAcgagttcggttcggtcgatcACGAGCAAATGATGGAACCtgttttaccactaaataccgaagaaacaaataaatagtCTCtagttgttgatgatgatgaatgcaTACGATCCGTCCTCATGAGCCAGAACTCGTTGTCCGGGGGCAACACGCAAAGTCGTCATCTTTAGGTTCTGGTCGTGTTGGTTCTCTTGTGGTTAACGTCGAATCCATTTTTACAGGGCCAGGTGGTTAGCCCTGCGTCCAACCCCTTGTGACGTAGGAGGACCACATGGCCAACTGGATTAACGTCCTATTGGCCGATGGGACGGGAGAAACAGCCCCTGACGCTGTTTGTCCAGACATCCACGGTTGACGGTTGTTGGTTCAATTTAAAACGACCGGCCAAGTGAATCGAGGAGGTCAGTGAAAGTCCAGCACGTACGAAATTCACCACTTGGTGTTGAGTTTGGCCTGTTGTGTGGTGCATGGTGCCCTTAACACAGTCGTATACCGGATCTTAACGGGCCGTTACTCGACCTCCGCTGCAAAATGTAGGCCATATGCAGGTTGTGTAGGCGCAGCTATACAACTTTTTCTCTACTTCGCAAGTCGACCTGTTCGGGCGAAAAtcttttttgacaaaaaaaagttttcttctccgcgaaaagaaggaaaacggaaaacggaaggcCGTCGTTCATCGTCCGCAGACTTTCATGTTTTCCGTGCAAATTAAAACGTTCAGCGATAGTGTGGAAAAGGGTGGAAAAGTGTAGGGAAACAGCGAAAGGTGAGCTGAGGGGCAGGATGCGAGATAAATGCGAGTGAGTGAAGAAGCTCTGGCTGCAGCTCCGTCGAGGTTGGTGTTCCGTCGAGcgaaaagaggagaaagaggaggtgGAAAGCCAGCAGATTCCGagaggtgctgctgttggtgtagtggttaAGGGCGGGAGGAAGGgtaaaaaaggtaaaaagtgttttccatCATCGCTTTCCAGCAGCTAAGGTGGCCCCTTGCAAAAGGGGCGTTGGC
The sequence above is a segment of the Anopheles darlingi chromosome 2, idAnoDarlMG_H_01, whole genome shotgun sequence genome. Coding sequences within it:
- the LOC125959292 gene encoding uncharacterized protein LOC125959292, translating into MPRIMIKGGVWRNTEDEILKAAVMKYGKNQWSRIASLLHRKSAKQCKARWYEWLDPSIKKTEWSREEDEKLLHLAKLMPTQWRTIAPIIGRTAAQCLERYEHLLDQAQRKEEGEDGMDDPRKLKPGEIDPNPETKPARPDPKDMDEDELEMLSEARARLANTQGKKAKRKAREKQLEEARRLAALQKRRELRAAGIGLGRRKRKLKGIDYNSEVPFEKTPAPGFYDTTDEFVVPIAADFSSLRQQTLDGELRTEKEARERKKDKEKLKQRKENDIPMALLQNQEPAKKRSKLVLPEPQISDQELQQVVKLGRASEIAKEVASESGVETTDALLADYSITPQVAATPRTPAPMTDRILQEAQNMMALTHVETPLKGGVNTPLHQSDFSGVLPQSQTVATPNTVLATPFRSIRGPDGSGTPGGFLTPASGAMVPAGSATQPSMPGATPVYLRDKLNINTEDGMSVADTPAAYKSYQKQLKSSLKDGLASLPTPRNDYEIVVPDNETDESTDDAALTAEQIVPDQADVDAKRKRDRQVQEAKELSLRSQVIQRELPRPLEINTTVLRPANEMHGLTDLQKAEELVKQEMVKMLNYDALRNPIQQSQAPPSKRPPLAQYQAYLEQHPYENIDEEELVEARNMLAAEMVVVKNGMAHGDLSLESYTQVWQECLSQVLYLPSQNRYTRANLASKKDRIESAEKRLEINRKHMAKEAKRCGKIEKKLKILTAGYQARAQALVKQFQDTNEQIEQNCLALSTFKFLAAQEDLAIPKRLESLTEDVMRQTEREKTLQSRYALLVDELEALNRRLEDARLNGVDCDATPPMVNGNHQAGEEMKENAIEEDEKESEEEVEKNNIPDEEREEPQPQGQAIQDIEEKDDSQDSQEDGDEDSSDSEERKSDDEDESSQGSETQQQPDENTEEPMEQDVVEEGNDSSDESEMETLENSNKAKSWTDDLKVCNQTGVGEATNQIYKEDGSKCEGYKSRDKKCLCIADNTLSMYAILSGHNDVKVAEYALQGLAADLVLGQLNSCHSEDAVKELMRAAFNSVEKDYLDSINTHVARKTAIQLQLSADGMNQYEISQQFENVLQRLDWINNELSIGASAVVALVHRSHLYLGNIGNCRALLCKTDEHDTLTVTQLSVDHNLLNAEEAARLFRLGLMAQNFEGVPLYSTRCIGNYLGKAGYKDCNFLSSASTEPVIFEPEIVGGLQITSACRFLVLMSSGLCRALHDIFPGDMSTGNRELVRMISEEFQNQSTLAGVAQSVVHRIVQTHHDVYMQLVEESKPLTFSNRDDVTLLIRNFNYALPKAFMNRKNGNRSINSTTSMSSNSSEATPTDGDHSTINSNISVTSSNMYVSRWTATWCYRRHCWTMNPGLWGCLIPCGLSYWCESKSGGGDHPPCITTEMGATASTDCPGSSVGGVGGAAAGGGGSGAMLGLSGVTSTAATGGAGTTTTPLSSSSGLLGYGPMCGPGSSNILGAAPGGAVVRERRKKVTGFATLKKKLIRRRRSSKACDHGRVLREFVSSWSPIELSALLEEYESLAALKDLSVQAELARPPATTFKQDLASLYDYKHCTDCDLVFRGTVFPVHRAILSARCSYFRDLLAGCPGYGARICLELRSSPVDVAMFSSLLRYLYTGDLCTHDPNIDVSLLRRLGEDFGTPNPLENDLRYLLETGDYADAAIVFTSEGGDYHRPDSGSSEYGFRPKLELPCHKAILSARSPFFKSMIQRRTRNVSEEHQLHGTDRSLHATTRIVLDESVIPKRYARVLLHAIYLDTVDLSLILRGSGCGSGAGSLGEVQALTHTGRARPSPLEEAMELYQIGRFLELDILAQGCEDLILEWLSLDTLATVLRWGSQPHGSAWVYRQACHYLREEFSAIVGSPVLFQLDKSQLIEALQNNFLQASELEVLQAVLKWGEQELIRRMEDREPNLLSHTAHSVTRKGIKKRDLSDVELREILSELLPHVRMDHVLPPNNEILNQAIRRGLVSTPPSHMIGDERESLRINAWIRGGKNHGLFVRPRLFMPYYEEVKVLLEDHAASQQIELLRMRRARHAMPDIPDTLYMVSRLNSSSGATLGGGSAAGVDVVAATAASIPAPDTATMESMQKREQKLRQAPGCQRALGLTLSSRSEINRQIRLRVVREFNFPDEVAELLECANCYCADGDGNGGEEHKVTQEYEQDDHHRHHHHHHHHHHTHHTTNRHQQQQQQQQQQQQQQQQQHQQQQQQHQQQQHHRHHDVHASRQSLDDDSTPPPSPALLAGELGQAGSIPCFGRNMTFPRQQPGTASSSTYPSQPQQQHHPLPQHALLSHGSAASGGGLLHSAMSNPLGLLGTHRRQELPSVIPSGDIVAYRLSAPAGGGGQPGVGGGGGVGLDLGEIGACSDGHLSDVMPDVAMATASLGQLHLGGGGGGGSSASNAGSGDGGGGRSGNSNPDVPESLHLDLGDGPSHMIGAASGISGLHHNTSQHHRLTSGSATSTFHHYMTRNLHLNLNPLPHPSSSSSQQAAQHPSSSHQLSASGAGSSAASSSLLVAHGAPTVHGSQASLSLSNASQQQQQHLGSSQQLLNVATSSSTQQQQQPASSSSSSLAQRSSSPYTLHRASPGLPHSSYHSGPPRFL
- the LOC125952614 gene encoding uncharacterized protein LOC125952614, with the translated sequence MDTNLGHNRTFAERRRALMMTPERSLQFIQLVKNRECLWKRTQNTYINRSHVADAWKEVSMKMGLPVEFLQQKWKSLSGSFRHVRAVHDRNMAAASDPSTVRPPTWFAYAPMLFLNESNRSQRFRRSKSLTENKQSFCQVKAEANSTVEEHGESEDEQEESEMLADETKYSDEIATAIPIPETEGAVFGALLARKLDNMSPIRRKRMILKFEKELLAEEEARFVEKYGPL
- the LOC125952605 gene encoding TGF-beta-activated kinase 1 and MAP3K7-binding protein 1-like; amino-acid sequence: METLENSNKAKSWTDDLKVCNQTGVGEATNQIYKEDGSKCEGYKSRDKKCLCIADNTLSMYAILSGHNDVKVAEYALQGLAADLVLGQLNSCHSEDAVKELMRAAFNSVEKDYLDSINTHVARKTAIQLQLSADGMNQYEISQQFENVLQRLDWINNELSIGASAVVALVHRSHLYLGNIGNCRALLCKTDEHDTLTVTQLSVDHNLLNAEEAARLFRLGLMAQNFEGVPLYSTRCIGNYLGKAGYKDCNFLSSASTEPVIFEPEIVGGLQITSACRFLVLMSSGLCRALHDIFPGDMSTGNRELVRMISEEFQNQSTLAGVAQSVVHRIVQTHHDVYMQLVEESKPLTFSNRDDVTLLIRNFNYALPKAFMNRKNGNRSINSTTSMSSNSSEATPTDGDHSTINSNISVTSSNITQPGNPYDSNQRIRSHVDFADFYRRVAEAKQLGQLPTNIEFD